The following proteins are encoded in a genomic region of Fimbriiglobus ruber:
- the bet gene encoding phage recombination protein Bet has product MTDIAHRSYSAPQLSLIRRTVAKDTNQDEFDLFIEICKQQGLDPFKKQIFAQVYNKDKADKRQIVIVTSIDGYRAKAQRCGDYRPAEEETRFEADAALKIRRQPMGSFVRSCGLQVRPGQGVVSRVGEARWDEFAPLDDAEFDWVDTGETWPDTGKPKKKKVAKSAKKTLKEGNWKNMPHVMLGKCAEAQALGGGGRKRSAACTSKRRWTRSTWT; this is encoded by the coding sequence ATGACCGACATCGCCCACAGGAGTTACTCCGCGCCCCAGCTCTCGCTCATTCGCCGGACGGTCGCCAAGGACACTAACCAGGATGAATTCGACCTGTTCATCGAGATCTGCAAACAGCAGGGATTGGACCCGTTCAAAAAGCAGATCTTCGCCCAGGTCTACAACAAGGATAAGGCGGACAAGCGGCAGATCGTGATCGTGACCAGCATCGACGGCTACCGGGCGAAGGCCCAGCGGTGCGGGGATTACCGGCCGGCCGAGGAGGAAACCCGCTTCGAAGCCGATGCCGCGCTGAAGATCCGCAGGCAACCGATGGGGTCATTCGTGCGGTCGTGCGGTCTTCAAGTTCGGCCCGGACAAGGTGTGGTATCCCGTGTCGGCGAGGCCCGGTGGGATGAGTTCGCCCCGCTGGATGATGCCGAATTCGACTGGGTGGACACGGGCGAGACGTGGCCGGATACCGGGAAGCCGAAGAAGAAGAAAGTGGCCAAGAGCGCGAAGAAAACGCTGAAAGAAGGCAACTGGAAGAACATGCCGCACGTCATGCTCGGCAAGTGTGCGGAGGCGCAAGCGTTGGGAGGGGGTGGCCGGAAGCGCTCAGCGGCCTGTACGTCCAAGAGGAGATGGACAAGGTCCACCTGGACATGA